One part of the Trypanosoma brucei brucei TREU927 chromosome 4, complete sequence genome encodes these proteins:
- a CDS encoding ribosomal protein L3, mitochondrial, putative (similar to GB:AAF62506.1: ribosomal protein L3 {Trypanoplasma borreli}), which yields MSHCKFEHPRHGHLGFLPRKRSRQIRGRARSFPKDDPSQKPHLTSFMVYKAGMTHIVRDVDRPGSKVNKKEVVEPVTILEAPPMVVVGIVGYRQTPVGHKTIGTVWAHHTSVEFRRRFYKNWKQSAQLAFTKRKQFARTTEGRLAEARTLKAFEKKADIIRVVAHTQLRKLRNNRVGVKKAHVSEIQINGGTIAQKIELAKSLLEKEVRIDSVFQQSEACDVCAVTKGHGFTGVVKRWGVACLPRKTHRGLRKVACIGAWHPSRVMYTVARAGQHGYHHRTHLNKKIYQLGRAVSMEPNQATTAYDLTAKTITPMGGFVGYGTVRNDYVMLKGSVAGPRRRVITLRRPMAPQTSRKLTEKITLKFIDTSSKIGHGRFQTKKEKSQWYGPLKKDRIRREERLRKERAARAAERKAKGGATTTAAPRKSKK from the coding sequence atgTCTCACTGCAAGTTCGAGCACCCCCGTCACGGCCATCTTGGGTTCCTTCCCCGCAAACGCAGCCGTCAGATTCGTGGCCGAGCACGTTCTTTCCCCAAGGATGATCCCTCACAGAAACCTCATCTCACCAGTTTCATGGTGTACAAGGCTGGTATGACGCATATTGTGCGTGATGTCGACCGTCCGGGGTCAAAGGTGAACAAGAAAGAGGTTGTGGAACCAGTGACAATTCTTGAGGCACCGCCGATGGTTGTTGTCGGAATTGTTGGCTATCGGCAGACACCTGTGGGCCACAAGACGATTGGCACCGTGTGGGCACACCACACCAGCGTGGAATTCCGCCGGCGCTTCTACAAGAACTGGAAACAGTCCGCACAGCTCGCCTTCACGAAGCGCAAGCAGTTCGCTCGCACAACAGAGGGACGTCTCGCTGAAGCACGGACGTTGAAGGCATTCGAAAAGAAGGCTGACATCATCCGTGTGGTGGCACACACGCAACTCCGCAAGCTGCGCAACAACCGCGTTGGTGTGAAGAAGGCTCACGTAAGCGAGATCCAAATTAACGGCGGCACCATTGCGCAGAAGATTGAACTCGCCAAATCGCTACTTGAGAAGGAAGTTCGCATCGACTCTGTGTTCCAACAGTCGGAGGCATGTGACGTGTGCGCTGTGACTAAGGGCCATGGTTTCACTGGTGTCGTGAAACGTTGGGGTGTTGCGTGCCTACCACGTAAAACTCACCGTGGTCTACGTAAGGTTGCGTGCATTGGCGCATGGCATCCGTCTCGTGTCATGTACACCGTTGCTCGTGCTGGTCAGCATGGTTACCACCACCGTACACACCTCAACAAGAAGATTTACCAGCTCGGTCGTGCAGTTTCCATGGAACCCAACCAAGCCACAACTGCTTATGATCTTACCGCTAAGACCATCACTCCGATGGGTGGTTTTGTTGGCTACGGTACTGTCCGCAACGACTACGTGATGCTGAAGGGTTCTGTTGCCGGTCCTCGTCGCCGTGTCATCACACTCCGTCGCCCCATGGCCCCGCAAACATCGCGCAAACTCACGGAGAAGATTACGCTGAAGTTTATCGACACAAGCAGTAAAATCGGTCATGGTCGATTCCAgacgaagaaggaaaagagccAGTGGTATGGTCCACTCAAGAAGGATCGCATCCGCCGCGAGGAGCGCCTCCGAAAG